TGTGGATTAAACATAACAACTTATATCGTATCCTTTATACTGCAGATAACTCCTGTGTGCTGAGATACAGAGGGCTGCTACAAtatttgtgttattttgtgTCTAAATGCAAAGCTGGAGAATGGGTGAAGTAACATAAGGAGGCTTTATTGAATGAAGTTGGTTCATGCGTTGCATAGTGCAAtgtgcaccagcagcacaggctgcagaaaggGGATTATATGAATTCTACTCTTTCCCAAAAGTGTATCTTCATTTCTTGTTAGAGCAGAGGTAACTGTGAATTAACTCTTAggagggttggggttttttttgccaattCTGATTTGCTAAAGGCATTTATTAAACTTTTGAGTAGTGACTTTGAATGCATTATCCTGAACATCCTTTATCAGTTGTTGCAACCTCTAAGAAAAATGCTTGTGTGTCACTGGTGTTTTCGTTTTTATATAAAGTAGTTCAGGTGAGTATGAAATCTCCAAAGTCACCTCTGGCTTCTTTTCAGTTCAGTCTAAATCTAATCTAAATGTAAATGCGTAGACCTTTCCCATGGATAAAGAACTCTGTGGTAACAGCGTTTTTTACTTTATAATTGATTATTTTGTAGAACTACCTATAGTAATGGAATTGATATTTTGTAGATGAGTAGGCAAAGGGTGTGACACAGTACTCTAGGTAGCCACACAAGGCCTCCAGAACATGGAGGGGAATGGTGAACTTGGTGTATGAGTAGTGGCATATCACATAGTTCCTGCGGCTGGTTCATCTGTACCTGGTGTGGAAAAGATTTTCTCCAAAATAATTAGTTAGAGTTGCTTTTAGGATTCTCTGACTCTTTTAATGGAGGTGGATTTCCTGAAGCTAAATCTGCTTAATAGAATGCTGTTTGTGAGTGATGGCTTTTCGTTTGGGGCCTTTTAAGACTGGTCGTTTTAGATACACAAATACATTCTGAATATGCTATACTTCCCTCAGTTAACATCCTCCTCCCTCCTGTcattttgtttcaggttttttctgaatatttcaaGGAGTTGGAAGAAGAGAGCATTAGGGAcaattttgttattatttatgaGTTGTTAGATGAGCTTATGGATTTTGGTTACCCACAAACCACTGATAGTAAAATTTTACAAGAGTAAGTATTATTCTGTGTCACTTACAGTGACAGACTTCTTGGAAAGTTTTGAGCATCATTCTGTATGCAAACAATGCTTTGCTTTGGTCTAGTTAGACAAAAGAATTAATGTTCCTTTTCTTCATGCCAATTATATATAAAGGTACATCACTCAGGAAGGCCACAAACTTGAAACTGGAGCTCCACGTCCACCTGCAACTGTTACCAATGCTGTATCATGGAGATCAGAAGGgataaaatacaggaaaaatgaGGTGTTCCTGGATGTTATAGAGTCTGTTAACCTTTTGGTGGGTACCTTTTGTGGTAACTTTGAATGAAAATCATAATAGGAAGTGAAAGTGGCTTACTGTCTGAAAACCTGCAAGTTGCAATAAAAAGTCAGGCTGACTGTGGCTAGTGGCCTGTGCTGCTCAGAATGTCAGTTGTTAAGACTAAAGTACTACTCATAAGGACATCCAGTAGACAAACAATGCTTTACTTGTATgcattgtagaatcatagaatggtttgggttggacaggaccttaagatcatccagttccatcccctctgccatgggcagggtctCCTCATTCTAGACaatgtcactcaaggctctgtccaacctggccttgaacactgccagggatggagcattcaccgcttctctgagcaacctgtgccagtgtctcaccaccctcacagtaaagaatttcttctttatatctaacctgaattgCTGATTTCTGATCTGTCCTTCCCTCTTCTGTCTGTGCCCATCACCTCCCTGACTCATCTGCTGGATTAATTTCTCAGGAGAAGGATATCCTAGAAGACttgggacatggggatggggtgggagtGCTTGAGGTCATAATGTATCCCCTCAGAGCAGTCttacctttctttttgttttacttcaggTCAGTGCCAATGGGAACGTATTACGGAGTGAGATAGTTGGATCCATTAAAATGCGAGTTTTCCTCTCGGGAATGCCAGAGCTGCGCCTGGGTTTAAATGACAAAGTTCTCTTTGATAATACAGGCCGTGAGTATTTCAGTGAAACCTCAATAATCATGAAAGATGCTGGTTGAAGTCAGCTGAAGTTCAGCTGAAAGGGTTTAGTCAAAGGTGATAGAAATATGCCCTTTTTCAGTGTAGAAAACCACATTGGGTCTTGTGTGACACTATCAGCAAAGATGGAATACCATGGTAATGTGGCAACCATCTAGGTTTCCTCATCCCTTTTTTCACTGGGACTTCTGTAGTCCTAAAAAGCTCTAGCAAGCTAACGAACACACTGGTTAAAAGGGAGGAATGTCAGCAGACAACAGCTCCGCTGTGTGGCTGGCACTGATGAGACTTTGGTTGTCAGTTGTGCAGCACCTTGAAATACGTATTTATATCTAGGTGGCAAAAGTAAATCGGTAGAACTGGAAGATGTGAAGTTTCACCAGTGCGTTCGTCTCTCTCGCTTTGAGAACGACAGGACAATTTCTTTCATTCCACCTGATGGAGAGTTTGAGCTCATGTCTTATCGCCTCAATACCCACGTGAGTCTGgatgtttgctttttccatgaTAACAGTTCAGATTGGAGGCAGCATTGCTAATACCTTTTCCtcaattatttgttttccttaaaatctGGGCAGCACAGTAGTTTTCAAATCAATTGTTTATGAAGCTTTGTGCTTCTCTCTTTGGAGGAAGAATGGGTTTGGACTTGTCAGTAAGCCTCTGTATTTTCAACTGCTGTTGAAACTCTTCCTGTAGTACCATTCCTGTGGTGACTTTTTAAGCTAACTGCATGATGAAATGTCAGTGTAGCAATTGACCAGTGTCCTTGGTTCAGCTGGAGGAGTTTTCTccttttgactttagtctgggaaaaatgctgataacacaccaatggtTTTGtcctcagactaaagtcaaGAATTTGGTCCTTGGTCCGTGGCATATCAATGCTTGCTCATTTGTATGATTGTATTTTTAGTAAACTCACAACTTGGTTATCATTACAAGCACCAcagactttgttttctgtggggTTCACATGTTGAGTGTAGCTTTATGGGGAAACAACGTTGGAATGACCATGTCAAACGAAAACTACAGctgttaaatgtgttttttcctgcattAGGTAAAACCACTGATCTGGATTGAGTCTGTGATTGAAAAACATTCCCACAGCCGCATCGAGTACATGATCAAGGTCAGCAATTCTGATCATGGCTAATTTCAGTCCTTCATTTGTTCTCAAAGCTTGACTAGCAGTTTGGGCATTTGTAACTTCATTAGTAAGTGTGTGTCACAGTTCTGTTCCTCACTATGTAGGTTGAGATGGGGGGAATTGTGTGTCTGAGCACTCACTAGCATAATGGAAATATTTAGAGGACTGCTTTTCTGATacagtttttaaatttctttaggCAAAAAGTCAATTTAAACGTAGATCAACTGCCAACAATGTGGAGATTCACATTCCAGTTCCAAATGATGCGGACTCGCCAAAGTTTAAAACCACTGTTGGAAG
The DNA window shown above is from Melopsittacus undulatus isolate bMelUnd1 chromosome 19, bMelUnd1.mat.Z, whole genome shotgun sequence and carries:
- the AP1M1 gene encoding AP-1 complex subunit mu-1: MSASAVYVLDLKGKVLICRNYRGDVDMSEVEHFMPILMEKEEEGTLSPILAHGGVRFMWIKHNNLYLVATSKKNACVSLVFSFLYKVVQVFSEYFKELEEESIRDNFVIIYELLDELMDFGYPQTTDSKILQEYITQEGHKLETGAPRPPATVTNAVSWRSEGIKYRKNEVFLDVIESVNLLVSANGNVLRSEIVGSIKMRVFLSGMPELRLGLNDKVLFDNTGRGKSKSVELEDVKFHQCVRLSRFENDRTISFIPPDGEFELMSYRLNTHVKPLIWIESVIEKHSHSRIEYMIKAKSQFKRRSTANNVEIHIPVPNDADSPKFKTTVGSVKWVPENSEIVWSIKSFPGGKEYLMRAHFGLPSVEAEDKEGKPPISVKFEIPYFTTSGIQVRYLKIIEKSGYQALPWVRYITQNGDYQLRTQ